Proteins from a single region of Dictyostelium discoideum AX4 chromosome 5 chromosome, whole genome shotgun sequence:
- the dnmA gene encoding DNA -methyltransferase (Similar to cytosine-5-): MEQLRVLEFYSGIGGMHYGLQESGVDFQVIQSFDINTNANLNYKYTFNEDSSQKSIESYSVEELEGFKANAWLMSPPCQPFTRLGLQKDDQDNRTNSFFHLLDVLTKIKDPPTYILIENVFGFAKKGSSNTRDHLLDTLIKMNYSFQEFHLSPQQFGLANQRLRYFCIAKRNGKLNFKKEQDKHNEKVDENKLNNNSNNNNEQNKYDNLKILDHIPGYDFHTTLEECDEISNYFDKDLTDDELYEKYKVPHNLLLSKGMLFDIKQKDSKTSNCVTKSYGKFIEGTGSIIQMDNNFKADINDNKSLIPLKLRYFSPKEITRLHGFPEEFKFSPKLTTIQCYRLIGNSLNVKIVSELLKVLVSPNEEEEQQEQQKEKEGKK, from the exons atggaacaATTGAGAGTATTAGAATTTTATAGTGGAATTGGTGGTATGCACTATGGTTTACAGGAATCAGGAGTTGATTTTCAAGTGATTCAAtcatttgatattaatacaaatgcaaatttaaattataaatatacatTCAATGAAGACTCAAGTCAA AAAAGTATAGAATCATATAGTGTTGAAGAGTTAGAAGGATTTAAAGCGAATGCATGGTTAATGAGTCCACCATGTCAACCATTTACAAGATTAGGATTACAAAAAGATGATCAAGATAATAGAACCAATagtttttttcatttattggATGTTTTaaccaaaataaaagatCCACCAACATATATTctaattgaaaatgtttttgGATTTGCAAAGAAAGGTTCATCGAATACTCGTGATCACCTTTTAGatacattaattaaaatgaattataGTTTTCAAGAATTTCATTTATCACCACAACAATTTGGTTTAGCAAATCAAAGATTAAGATACTTTTGTATTGCAAAAAGAAatggtaaattaaattttaaaaaagaacaagACAAACATAATGAAAAggttgatgaaaataaattaaataataatagtaataataataatgaacaaaataaatatgataatttaaaaattttagatcATATTCCAGGTTATGATTTTCATACAACATTAGAAGAGTgtgatgaaatttcaaattatttcgataaagatttaacagatgatgaattatatgaaaaatataaagtaCCTCATAATTTATTACTTTCAAAGGGAATGTTATTTG atataaaacaaaaagataGTAAAACTAGTAATTGTGTAACAAAGAGTTATGGAAAATTTATTGAAGGTACAGGTAGTATAATTCAAATggataataatttcaaagcagatataaatgataataaatcattaataccATTAAAATTAAGATACTTTTCACCAAAAGAGATTACAAGATTACATGGTTTCcctgaagaatttaaattttcaccaAAATTAACAACTATACAATGTTATAGATTAATTGGTAATAGTTTAAATGTTAAAATTGTttctgaattattaaaagttttagtTTCAccaaatgaagaagaagaacaacaagaacaacaaaaggaaaaagaaggaaaaaaataa
- the p2xE gene encoding hypothetical protein has translation MNFRNIDWDSLFSYSTIKIVRIRDKRLGILHFAFLIGIILYIIVGTIFLQKKYLVLESPIGSIRTSLMAPSVKPTDLPYCLKNGTDTSYDGYPNKPCQYWDEYLVLYPPSEESSMFITTRCTQETQSTVNGCNLSEPTCVYNTTSSSDFYIANVENFTILLDHTLSAPSLGIQYNGAQLNGQLLDTDGNPMSLPPPNIVGVKGSPDIMSLQGVLTAAGVESLDSQGLANKSRTIRDDGILILCFITYSNTYTYNTGNYHYTYQFKLVQNTKYKIVEPVFTKDVEDRYIFDRHGVRIIFIQTGQLGQFDFQTMLLTFVSGIGLVTAASLIVDIIATRIMPQRSRYQELKFQDSSINNTQKTPTNDHTPLLKDNEDTINENSYQNNSYEK, from the exons atgaaTTTCAGAAATATTGATtggg ACTCATTATTTTCCTATTCCACAATTAAGATTGTAAGAATAAGGGATAAGAGACTA gGAATTCTTCATTTTGCATTCTTAATaggtattattttatatattattgttggtactatatttttacaaaagaaatatttgGTATTAGAGTCACCAATAGGATCGATTAGAACCTCATTAATGGCACCAAGTGTTAAACCAACAGATTTACcatattgtttaaaaaatggaaCAGATACATCATATGATGGATATCCAAATAAACCATGTCAATATTGGGATGAATATTTAGTATTATATCCTCCATCAGAGGAGAGTTCAATGTTTATTACGACTAGATGTACTCAAGAAACTCAATCAACAGTTAATGGATGTAATTTAAGTGAACCTACATGTGTATACaatacaacatcatcatcagattTCTATATAGCCAATGTGGAGAATTTTACAATCTTATTGGATCACACATTATCTGCGCCAAGTCTAGGAATTCAATATAATGGAGCGCAATTAAATGGGCAATTATTGGATACCGATGGTAACCCAATGTCATTGCCACCACCAAATATTGTAGGTGTTAAAGGTTCACCAGATATAATGAGTTTACAAGGAGTCTTAACTGCTGCTGGTGTTGAATCATTGGATAGTCAAGGTTTAGCAAATAAAAGTCGTACAATTCGTGATGAtggtattttaattttatgttTTATTACATATAGTAATACTTATACATATAATACTGGAAATTACCATTACACTTATCAATTCAAATTGGTTCAAAATACAAAGTATAAAATTGTTGAACCAGTTTTCACTAAAGATGTTGAAGATAGGTATATTTTTGATCGTCATGGAgttagaattatttttattcaaactg gtcAATTAGGTCAATTTGATTTCCAAACAATGTTATTAACATTTGTATCAGGTATAGGTTTAGTTACAGCTGCTTCATTAATTGTGGATATTATTGCTACTAGAATTATGCCCCAAAGAAGTAGATatcaagaattaaaattccAAGATTCTTCAATTAACAATACTCAAAAAACACCAACAAATGATCATACtccattattaaaagataatgaagatacaattaatgaaaattcatatcaaaataatagttatgagaaataa
- the empA gene encoding hypothetical protein (emp24/gp25L/p24 family protein) produces MMNNKLLLLVIALLCIASNSIVESFSFKVSAKVEECIYEEIGVDLSFTAMFQVIQGGFNDIDFTIISPDKRIVYSGQRESEGTKTLRSSFAGVYSFCFSNKMSSLTDKTVSFILSVGESSPIREIAKKKDLTPIERSIMTLSDGVIAVKNEQNYFKMREAAHRNTAESTNSRVLWWSVFEAFVLIALSIWQIYYLRRFFEVKRAV; encoded by the exons atgatgaataataaattattattattagttattGCATTATTATGTATTGCTAGTAATTCAATTGttgaatcattttcattcaaAGTTTCAGCAAAAGTTGAAGAATGTATTTATGAAGAAATTGGTGTAGATTTATCATTCACAGCAATGTTTCAAGTTATTCAAGGTGGTTTCAATGATATTGATTTCACTATCATTTCACCAGATAAAAGAATTGTATATTCTGGTCAACGTGAAAGTGAAGGTACTAAAACACTTCGTTCAAGTTTTGCTGGTGTCTACAGTTTTTGTTTCAGTAATAAAATGTCTTCATTAACTGATAAAACtgttagttttattttatctgtTGGTGAATCTTCTCCAATTAGAGAAATCGCTAAAAAGA aGGATTTAACCCCAATTGAAAGATCAATTATGACTTTATCAGATGGTGTTATTGCAGTTAAAAATGaacaaaattatttcaaaatgaGAGAAGCAGCTCACAGAAACA cCGCAGAAAGTACAAATAGTAGAGTTTTATGGTGGTCAGTTTTTGAAGCATTTGTTTTAATAGCATTAAGTATTTGGCAAATTTATTATCTCCGTAGATTCTTTGAAGTCAAACGTGCAgtataa
- a CDS encoding hypothetical protein (Similar to Babesia bigemina. 200 kDa antigen p200) — translation MSGRSNSISGGSASISNSISSNLSKEEFTRNKVIEEVRDEYERKISAIVFCLQEKSEENTDLNSTIKKLTDEAKKTEDSTNKVIEGLHEITSHKDEEMLKERKKSQELERRIQTMSELFGEMADENVKLKEILEDTRLRMIQNQKDFNKEVSLEVKRQQQKSHQQQQQNGNKLFSGLSKLIPGTPNGNGNANGSSSTTLVVTPSSSPRKENSFNLNNNGYNGSSNGTTPPNSAMTPTSPTLPSHGSSSNLLSTEQIILNSLEEIKKIEDLIGLDLILLTDEKWTNKFRDASIKMITKSLLIKIIDKIEADQSKAQDTIEKLRLSVQDLESRTDDLTHEIQLSSEKLKQTEESCFKEKQRGDSFRDSAVEYEKKIKDIEQRMYDNLNKESQRRVDAEYNLKRMKKKVEELQFMLDQMNEDSSDDDDDDDDDDDDAVDSDDSDASSDSSDSSDEDNGKNKKSNLKSSKSAKQIDTSSTLSSENSKKQKEDDEKEKQRKQQEEAIAEKKRLEDEEKRIANEKKKQEEEKKRKEEEKRIALEKKKQEDEEKRIALEKKKQEDEDKRIAMEKKRKEEKEKEEKRIEMERQRKLEEEKKEQEKKKLEQEREAKLENERRLREEKKQKERADREEKERLTVERLAKERELVQQERELKEKQLLDKIKKDKQEKLEKEKLEKERLENEKLENERLGKEKLEKEKLENERLENERLENERLENERLENERLENERLEKERLEKERLENGEKLEKEKLEKEKLEKEELENKRNEEELLLKQQQQQKEKEEKEEKEKEEKEKEEKEKEEKEKERIELEKQKAEEEEEAEKLRKLKEQEEEQKLELKRIRDEQKKIDDEKERIEKENIEKEKQRIENQEKERLEKLQQEQQRLFDEQEKKSKEIEIQLLKEEREELEAEKARLASLKSEAAAARSRSNSSTSNSSNNSSSSNLNHNNTNNNNNNNNNNNNNNNNNNNNNTSTDNLNESNGSVTPPPTSVSRRQSISSGIGSLLKKAVPSSPSSSKEEKKEKDDTLNKSSASLTKEEKKEKEKIEKELKEKEKREKEERKKKEKVEKKEKEKREKEEKKKEKSVK, via the coding sequence atgagtGGTAGAAGTAATAGTATTAGTGGTGGATCAGCTTCAATTAGTAATAGTATTTCAagtaatttatcaaaagaaGAATTCACGAGAAATAAAGTGATTGAAGAGGTTAGAGATGAATATGAAAGAAAGATATCAGCGATTGTATTTTGTTTACAAGAGAAATCAGAAGAGAATAcagatttaaattcaacaataaagaaattaaccGATGAAGCAAAGAAAACTGAAGATAGCACCAATAAAGTAATCGAGGGATTACATGAGATTACAAGTCACAAAGATGAAGAAATgttaaaagaaagaaagaaatcaCAAGAATTGGAAAGAAGAATTCAAACAATGTCTGAACTATTTGGTGAAATGGCTGATGAgaatgtaaaattaaaagagattCTTGAAGATACTCGTTTAAGAatgattcaaaatcaaaaagattTCAATAAAGAAGTTTCATTAGAAGTTAAaagacaacaacaaaaatcacaccaacagcagcaacaaaatggtaataaattattcTCTGGTTTATCAAAGCTTATACCAGGTACACccaatggtaatggtaatgctAATGGTAGTTCAAGTACTACATTGGTTGTCACACCATCGTCATCACCAAGAAAAGagaattcttttaatttaaataataatggttatAATGGTAGTAGTAATGGTACAACACCACCAAATAGTGCAATGACACCAACTTCACCAACATTACCATCACATGGTAGTTCATcgaatttattatcaactgAACAAATTATATTGAATAGTTTAGAAGAGATTAAAAAGATTGaagatttaattggtttagATTTAATTCTATTAACTGATGAAAAATGGacaaataaatttagagATGCCTCTATTAAAATGATTACAAAATCAttgttaattaaaattatagatAAGATTGAAGCCGATCAATCAAAAGCACAAGATACAATTGAAAAGTTACGTTTATCAGTACAAGATTTAGAATCAAGAACTGATGATCTCACTCACGAGATTCAATTATCTTCTGAAAAGTTAAAGCAAACTGAAGAATCTTGTTTCAAAGAGAAACAACGTGGTGACTCTTTTAGAGATAGTGCTGTAGAAtatgaaaagaaaattaaagatatcgAACAAAGAATGTATGATAATCTAAATAAAGAATCACAACGTCGTGTTGATGCTGAATATAATCTAAAGAGAATGAAGaaaaaagttgaagaatTACAATTCATGTTGGATCAAATGAATGAAGATAgttctgatgatgatgatgacgatgacgatgacgatgatgatgccGTTGATAGTGATGATAGTGATGCAAGTTCTGATAGTTCTGATAGTTCTGATGAAGAtaatggtaaaaataaaaaatcaaatttaaaatcttcaaaaAGTGCTAAACAAATTGATACTTCTTCCACTTTATCAtctgaaaattcaaaaaaacaaaaagaagatgatgaaaaagaaaaacaacgtAAACAACAAGAAGAGGCAATagctgaaaaaaaaagattagaaGATGAGGAAAAAAGAATAGCAAATGAAAAGAAgaaacaagaagaagaaaaaaaacgtAAAGAAGAAGAGAAAAGAATTGCAttggaaaagaaaaaacaagAGGATGAAGAGAAAAGGATTGCAttggaaaagaaaaaacaagAAGATGAAGACAAGAGAATTGCAATGGAAAAAAAGcgtaaagaagaaaaagaaaaagaagaaaaaagaattgaaatGGAGAGGCAACGAAAATTAGAGGAAGAGAAAAAAGAacaagagaaaaagaaattagaacAAGAGAGAGAAgcaaaattagaaaatgaaCGTAGATTAAGAGAagagaaaaaacaaaaagaaagagCTGATagagaagaaaaagaaagattaaCTGTTGAACGTTTAGCAAAAGAACGTGAATTGGTTCAACAAGAACgtgaattaaaagaaaaacaactattagataaaattaaaaaagataaacaagaaaaattagaaaaagaaaaattagaaaaagaaagattggaaaatgaaaaattagaaaatgaaagattgggaaaagagaaattagaaaaagagaaattagaaaatgaaagattagaaaatgaaagattagaaaatgaaagattagaaaatgaaagattagaaaatgaaagattagaaaatgaaagattagaaaaagaaagattagaaaaagaaagattagaaaatggagagaaattagaaaaagagaaattagaaaaagagaaattagaaaaagaagaattagaaaacaaaagaaatgaagaagagttattattaaaacaacaacaacaacaaaaagaaaaagaagaaaaagaagaaaaagaaaaagaagaaaaagaaaaagaagaaaaagaaaaagaagaaaaagaaaaagaaagaattgaattagaaaaacaaaaagcagaagaagaagaagaagcagaaaaattaagaaaactAAAggaacaagaagaagaacaaaaattagaattaaaaagaattagaGATGAACAAAAGAAgattgatgatgaaaaagaaagaattgaaaaagaaaatattgaaaaagaaaaacaaagaatCGAAAATCAAGAAAAAGAGAGATTAGAGAAAttacaacaagaacaacaaagattatttgatgaacaagaaaaaaaatcaaaagaaattgaaattcaattattaaaagaggAGAGAGAAGAACTTGAAGCTGAAAAAGCACGTTTAGCCTCTCTAAAAAGTGAAGCTGCTGCCGCTCGTTCAAGATCAAATTCTAGCACTTCAAACTCTTCAAATAATAGCTCctcttcaaatttaaatcacaataatactaataataataataataataataataataataataataataataataataataataataataatacttcaACTGACAATTTAAATGAAAGCAATGGTTCAGTAACTCCACCACCAACAAGTGTCAGTAGAAGACAAAGTATAAGTAGTGGTATCGgttcattattaaagaaaGCTGTACCATCCTCACCATCCTCttcaaaagaagaaaagaaagaaaaagatgatacattaaataaatcttctGCATCTTTaacaaaagaagaaaagaaagaaaaagaaaaaattgaaaaggaactaaaagaaaaagaaaaacgtgaaaaagaagaaagaaagaaaaaagaaaaagtagagaaaaaagaaaaagaaaagcgtgaaaaagaagaaaagaaaaaagagaaatcagttaaataa
- the dst4 gene encoding STE20 family protein kinase, with the protein MDNVDKTMKSEISEEDPEQLFRVLEVIGQGSFGVVCTCINTVNNEVVAIKFLEMEGEENSSLKKEITILKNTVRCPYIVKYHGCYIKENNLMIVMEYCDGGSILDIMQMCSITLTEAQIAAILYQIVEGLVYLHSNKILHRDIKAGNVLVNKLGQAKLADFGVSAILVNTGFKQKTVVGSPYWMSPEVISPPKGSNGYDSKADIWSLGITAIEMAESKPPLFNLNPVKVIFVIPFRQAPTLEVPGNWSPEFNDFISVCLNKEADKRPSAVDLLNHPFIKKGKEHSQPTISEMVEQCIPTMKEYRRKKAEEEEAEEAEEGDDYDDVNGGGDERQHGSSVSSAGLQKGTLLKINTITQRATVMREDGTEDTSNNGGTFIYNNNNNNSSKTSSSGTVVFSKNGSIIKNDDDDDDDIEEGGFDSGSVVFKGSTLVEKFESMKLKYNKRRQQQESSDEEDEEDEDDEDDEEGGFDSGSVVYTKSPVNQDD; encoded by the exons atggataatgTAGATAAAACTATGAAATCTGAAATCTCAGAAGAAGATCCAGAACAATTATTTAGAGTTTTAGAAGTTATTGGTCAAGg ATCATTTGGAGTTGTATGTACGTGTATAAATACAGTTAATAATGAAGTTGTggcaattaaatttttagagATGGAAGGAGAAGAGAATTCTTCATTAAAGAAAGAGattacaattttaaagaatacaGTTCGTTGTCCATACATTGTCAAATACCATGGTTGTTATATAAAAGAGAATAATCTAATGATTGTTATGGAATATTGTGATGGTGGTAGTATTTTAGATATAATGCAAATGTGTTCCATAACACTTACAGAGGCACAAATCGCTGCCATACTCTATCAAATAGTAGAGGGTCTTGTATATCttcattcaaataaaattttacatCGTGATATTAAAGCTGGTAATGTCTTGGTAAATAAACTGGGTCAAGCTAAATTGGCTGATTTTGGTGTTTCTGCAATCCTTGTAAATACTggttttaaacaaaaaactGTTGTTGGTTCTCC atattggaTGTCACCAGAAGTTATATCACCACCAAAAGGATCGAATGGATATGATAGTAAAGCAGATATTTGGTCTTTAGGTATAACAGCGATAGAGATGGCAGAATCAAaaccaccattatttaatttaaatccaGTTAAAGTTATATTTGTTATTCCATTTAGACAAGCACCAACATTAGAGGTACCTGGTAATTGGTCACcagaatttaatgatttcatttcagtttgtttaaataaagagGCCGATAAAAGACCATCAGCAGTGGATTTATTGAATCATCCTTTCATAAAGAAAGGAAAAGAACATTCACAACCAACCATCAGTGAAATGGTAGAACAATGTATACCAACCATGAAAGAATATAGGAGAAAGAAAgcagaggaagaagaagcaGAAGAGGCAGAAGAGGgtgatgattatgatgatgtTAATGGCGGTGGTGATGAAAGACAACACGGTTCATCTGTTTCTTCAGCTGGACTTCAAAAAGGAACTTTActtaaaattaatacaatCACTCAAAGAGCCACCGTTATGAGAGAGGATGGAACTGAAGATACCTCAAATAATGGTGgtacatttatttataataacaataataataatagtagtaaaaCTTCAAGTTCTGGTACTGTTGTATTTTCCAAGAATGgttcaatcattaaaaatgatgatgatgacgatgacgaTATTGAAGAGGGTGGTTTTGATTCAGGTTCGGTTGTATTTAAGGGTTCAACTTTAGTTGAAAAGTTTGAAagtatgaaattaaaatataataaaagacgacaacaacaagaaagtAGTGacgaagaagatgaagaagatgaagatgatgaagatgatgaagagggTGGTTTTGATTCAGGTTCAGTTGTTTACACAAAATCACCTGTGAATCAagatgattaa